One Littorina saxatilis isolate snail1 linkage group LG1, US_GU_Lsax_2.0, whole genome shotgun sequence genomic window carries:
- the LOC138948977 gene encoding cytochrome c oxidase subunit 5A, mitochondrial-like isoform X1, whose protein sequence is MFRIVQRASVVVHSVAKQSLQRPAAAAVVSLRGKHGVQESDEAFDARYENFFARPDIDGWEIRKAMNDLQGEDLVPEPKIIIAAMKACRRVNDYALAIRYLEAVQDKCGNRLKEVWPYIKQEIKPTLDELGILTPEDMGYDKPELALKDVYDM, encoded by the exons ATGTTTCGAATTGTCCAAAGAGCGTCCGTGGTGGTGCACAGTGTTGCAAAACAGAGCCTTCAGCGGCCTGCTGCTG CAGCTGTGGTGAGCTTGCGTGGAAAACATGGTGTGCAGGAGTCAGATGAAGCTTTTGACGCCAGATACGAGAACTTCTTCGCTCGCCCAGATATTGATGGCTGGGAAATCAGAAAAGCAAtgaatgacctccag GGTGAAGACTTGGTGCCAGAGCCTAAAATCATCATTGCTGCCATGAAGGCCTGTCGTCGGGTCAACGACTATGCCCTTGCTATCCGATACCTCGAAGCTGTACAG GATAAGTGCGGCAACCGTCTGAAGGAGGTGTGGCCATACATCAAGCAAGAGATCAAACCCACTCTGGATGAGCTGGGCATCTTGACGCCAGAGGACATGGGCTACGACAAACCTGAACTGGCTCTCAAGGATGTGTACGACATGTAG
- the LOC138948977 gene encoding cytochrome c oxidase subunit 5A, mitochondrial-like isoform X2, whose amino-acid sequence MFRIVQRASVVVHSVAKQSLQRPAAAVVSLRGKHGVQESDEAFDARYENFFARPDIDGWEIRKAMNDLQGEDLVPEPKIIIAAMKACRRVNDYALAIRYLEAVQDKCGNRLKEVWPYIKQEIKPTLDELGILTPEDMGYDKPELALKDVYDM is encoded by the exons ATGTTTCGAATTGTCCAAAGAGCGTCCGTGGTGGTGCACAGTGTTGCAAAACAGAGCCTTCAGCGGCCTGCTGCTG CTGTGGTGAGCTTGCGTGGAAAACATGGTGTGCAGGAGTCAGATGAAGCTTTTGACGCCAGATACGAGAACTTCTTCGCTCGCCCAGATATTGATGGCTGGGAAATCAGAAAAGCAAtgaatgacctccag GGTGAAGACTTGGTGCCAGAGCCTAAAATCATCATTGCTGCCATGAAGGCCTGTCGTCGGGTCAACGACTATGCCCTTGCTATCCGATACCTCGAAGCTGTACAG GATAAGTGCGGCAACCGTCTGAAGGAGGTGTGGCCATACATCAAGCAAGAGATCAAACCCACTCTGGATGAGCTGGGCATCTTGACGCCAGAGGACATGGGCTACGACAAACCTGAACTGGCTCTCAAGGATGTGTACGACATGTAG